One window of the Natronomonas marina genome contains the following:
- the fdhF gene encoding formate dehydrogenase subunit alpha, with translation MSADDSPTPGVPDLDVEDPRPSTPLTEDFRTGTANDPPRFDGDEAATLTVDGETIAVPPGGTLLDAVEAAGQEVPALCHYDRETEAGEEIGPRSTCRTCTVEADGELVAACSTPAVDGAVVRTDAPDAETARSVNLDLVLSNHNLRCTACGKNGRCELQDAAIEAGVTHPRYGVFDDRGAYEPLDATSPINVDRNKCILCNRCVEACNDVQVEGVLRVEGSGEDTRIGFQTDAETMADSTCVTCGHCATVCPTGSLVEEGLVDATTMPLPGFSQRNSVGSVLERESTGAATGEDADPGVSGFMRRAKRRAADGAKDAGSRALRAGEHLAEDVAAEVLSEGILFGVATRVADARKRRIETTETTCGYCAVGCRFDVHSRGEEILGVRATDPDAAPANDFSTCVKGKFGYGFVERDDRLETPLVREDGELREATWEEALDRVAAELGRLRRTGGADSVAAFASSKCTNEDDYLLQKFARTVLETPNVDNCARLCHSSTVAALLQTVGYGAMSNSIEDVANADAYLLSGTNTTESHPVLATKIKRNVRDGADLVVVDPRKVGIAEHADQYLRSTPGYDVAWLNGMARHIVENGLHDETFVDEHVHHFDVLCEKVEPFTPAEVERLTGIEPAELKRAAETVASAESVVFGWAMGLTQHSHGTNNVLAMANLALLTGNVGKPNAGLSPFRGHNNVQGGGGDMGTLPNKLPGYGDVTDPAVVDRYEAEWGVRPPEEVGLKVTEVFEAIHDGDLDGLFVMGENPALSEPDVDHAEEALEELEFLAVVDIFETETTAHADVVLPAASFAEKRGTFTNTERRVQLVDRIRDPPGEARPDWRVVQALANRMGADWDYADPAEIMEEIARVAPIYGGISHDRLKREGGLQWPCTDADDPGTRFLYEDGFNFDDGRARFVPADMGQPGELPDEEYPLTLTTGRVLYHFHTGTLTRRVDALTDHVGESFVEIHPETAVDLGIADGDTVSVASRRGEITVRAWVTDRPGEGVVFVPMHFAEGAANELTGEHYDPTSGIPEYKVASVRVRPVDGETPATVATDD, from the coding sequence ATGAGCGCAGACGACAGCCCGACGCCGGGCGTGCCGGACCTCGACGTCGAGGACCCGCGGCCGTCAACGCCGCTGACGGAGGACTTCCGGACCGGGACGGCCAACGACCCCCCTCGCTTCGACGGGGACGAAGCAGCCACCCTCACCGTTGACGGCGAGACGATTGCGGTCCCGCCCGGTGGGACGCTACTGGACGCCGTCGAGGCCGCGGGCCAGGAGGTGCCGGCGCTGTGTCACTACGACCGCGAGACCGAGGCCGGCGAGGAGATAGGTCCCCGCTCGACCTGCCGGACCTGCACGGTCGAAGCCGACGGCGAACTCGTCGCCGCCTGCTCGACGCCGGCCGTTGACGGTGCCGTCGTCCGGACCGACGCCCCCGACGCCGAGACCGCCCGGAGCGTCAACCTCGACTTGGTCCTGTCGAACCACAACCTCCGGTGTACGGCCTGCGGGAAGAACGGCCGCTGTGAACTGCAGGACGCCGCAATCGAGGCGGGCGTCACCCACCCCCGGTACGGCGTCTTCGACGACCGCGGGGCGTACGAACCGCTCGACGCCACCTCGCCCATCAACGTCGACCGCAACAAGTGCATCCTCTGTAACCGCTGCGTCGAGGCCTGCAACGACGTCCAGGTCGAGGGCGTCCTCCGCGTCGAGGGGAGCGGCGAGGACACCCGCATCGGTTTCCAGACGGACGCCGAGACGATGGCCGACTCTACCTGCGTGACCTGCGGCCACTGCGCGACGGTGTGTCCGACGGGCAGCCTCGTCGAGGAGGGACTGGTCGACGCCACCACGATGCCGCTGCCGGGATTCAGCCAGCGCAACTCGGTCGGGTCGGTTCTCGAACGCGAGTCGACGGGGGCCGCGACCGGCGAGGACGCCGACCCCGGCGTGTCGGGATTCATGCGGCGGGCGAAGCGGCGGGCCGCCGACGGCGCGAAAGACGCCGGCAGCCGTGCGCTGCGGGCCGGCGAACACCTCGCGGAGGACGTCGCCGCGGAGGTGCTCTCGGAGGGCATCCTCTTCGGGGTCGCAACGCGGGTGGCCGACGCCCGCAAGCGGCGCATCGAGACGACCGAGACCACCTGCGGCTACTGCGCCGTCGGCTGTCGGTTCGACGTCCACTCGCGGGGCGAGGAGATCCTGGGCGTCCGGGCGACCGACCCCGACGCAGCGCCCGCGAACGACTTCTCGACCTGCGTGAAGGGGAAGTTCGGCTACGGCTTCGTCGAGCGCGACGACCGCCTGGAGACGCCACTCGTCCGGGAGGACGGCGAGTTGCGCGAGGCGACCTGGGAGGAGGCCCTCGACCGGGTGGCCGCCGAGTTGGGACGCCTCCGGCGGACGGGCGGCGCCGACTCGGTCGCGGCCTTCGCGTCCTCGAAGTGCACGAACGAGGACGACTACCTGCTCCAGAAGTTCGCCCGGACCGTGCTGGAGACGCCGAACGTCGACAACTGCGCGCGACTGTGTCACTCCTCGACGGTGGCGGCACTGCTGCAGACGGTCGGCTACGGCGCGATGTCGAACAGCATCGAGGACGTGGCGAACGCCGACGCCTACCTGCTGTCGGGGACGAACACCACCGAGTCCCACCCGGTGCTGGCGACGAAGATCAAGCGCAACGTCCGGGACGGCGCCGACCTCGTCGTCGTCGACCCCCGGAAGGTCGGAATCGCGGAGCACGCCGACCAGTACCTCCGCTCGACGCCGGGCTACGACGTCGCCTGGCTCAACGGGATGGCCCGTCATATCGTCGAGAACGGGCTCCACGACGAGACCTTCGTCGACGAGCACGTCCACCACTTCGACGTACTCTGCGAGAAGGTCGAGCCGTTCACGCCCGCCGAGGTCGAGCGACTGACCGGCATCGAACCCGCCGAACTGAAGCGGGCCGCAGAAACCGTCGCGTCGGCGGAGTCCGTCGTCTTCGGCTGGGCGATGGGGCTGACACAGCACAGCCACGGCACGAACAACGTCCTGGCGATGGCGAACCTCGCGCTGCTGACGGGCAACGTCGGGAAGCCGAACGCGGGGCTGTCGCCGTTCCGCGGGCACAACAACGTCCAGGGCGGGGGCGGCGACATGGGGACGCTGCCGAACAAACTGCCGGGCTACGGCGACGTGACCGACCCGGCGGTCGTCGACCGCTACGAGGCCGAGTGGGGCGTCCGGCCGCCCGAGGAGGTGGGCCTGAAGGTGACGGAGGTGTTCGAGGCCATTCACGACGGCGACCTCGACGGGCTGTTCGTGATGGGCGAGAACCCGGCGCTGTCGGAGCCGGACGTCGACCACGCCGAGGAAGCCCTCGAGGAACTGGAGTTCCTCGCCGTCGTCGACATCTTCGAGACGGAGACGACGGCCCACGCCGACGTGGTCCTGCCGGCGGCCTCCTTCGCCGAGAAGCGCGGCACCTTCACCAACACCGAGCGCCGCGTCCAGTTGGTCGACAGAATCCGCGACCCGCCGGGCGAGGCCCGCCCGGACTGGCGGGTCGTCCAGGCGCTCGCAAACCGGATGGGCGCCGACTGGGACTACGCCGACCCCGCCGAAATCATGGAGGAAATCGCCCGCGTCGCACCCATCTACGGCGGCATCAGCCACGACCGCCTGAAACGGGAGGGCGGCCTCCAGTGGCCCTGCACCGACGCCGACGACCCCGGGACCCGGTTCCTCTACGAGGATGGCTTCAACTTCGATGACGGACGCGCCCGGTTCGTCCCCGCGGACATGGGTCAGCCGGGCGAGTTGCCCGACGAGGAGTACCCGCTGACGCTGACGACCGGTCGGGTGCTGTATCACTTCCACACCGGGACGCTCACCCGCCGCGTCGACGCCCTGACCGACCACGTCGGCGAGAGCTTCGTCGAAATCCACCCCGAGACGGCCGTCGACCTCGGCATCGCCGACGGCGACACCGTCAGCGTCGCCTCCCGGCGCGGCGAGATAACGGTCCGGGCGTGGGTCACAGACCGCCCGGGCGAGGGCGTCGTGTTCGTGCCGATGCACTTCGCGGAGGGGGCCGCGAACGAACTCACCGGCGAGCACTACGACCCGACCAGCGGCATCCCGGAGTACAAGGTGGCGAGCGTCCGGGTCCGGCCGGTCGACGGTGAGACGCCGGCGACGGTGGCGACCGATGACTGA
- a CDS encoding molybdenum cofactor guanylyltransferase, translated as MTDRAGVVVAGGRSTRMGDREKAVLKVGGRPLVARVADALAAVADELVVNCRADQREAIAAVLADRDPAFAIDADPDRGPVAGVETGLRATDADYAAVVACDMPFLDPGLLRYLFERAAGHEAAVPKPAEWFEPLHAVYRPEQMAAACENALAEGEPRLVEPVFSLDFEVVERADLLAHGTLASFESVDTPADLRDAADRLE; from the coding sequence ATGACTGATCGGGCCGGCGTCGTCGTCGCGGGCGGCCGCTCGACGCGGATGGGCGACCGGGAGAAGGCGGTCCTCAAGGTGGGCGGCCGCCCGCTCGTCGCCCGCGTCGCCGACGCGCTGGCCGCCGTCGCCGACGAACTGGTCGTCAACTGCCGGGCCGACCAGCGCGAGGCGATAGCTGCGGTCCTGGCGGACCGCGACCCTGCCTTCGCCATCGACGCCGACCCGGACCGCGGCCCCGTCGCCGGCGTCGAAACGGGACTCCGGGCGACCGACGCCGACTACGCCGCCGTCGTCGCCTGCGACATGCCGTTCCTCGATCCGGGCCTGCTGAGATACCTCTTCGAGCGGGCGGCCGGGCACGAGGCGGCCGTCCCGAAGCCAGCCGAGTGGTTCGAACCGCTGCACGCGGTCTACCGGCCGGAGCAGATGGCAGCGGCCTGCGAGAACGCGCTCGCCGAGGGGGAGCCCCGCCTCGTCGAGCCGGTGTTCTCGCTGGACTTCGAGGTCGTCGAGCGGGCGGACCTGCTTGCTCACGGCACGCTGGCCAGTTTCGAGAGCGTCGACACGCCGGCGGACCTGCGGGACGCGGCCGACCGGCTGGAGTAG
- a CDS encoding SDR family NAD(P)-dependent oxidoreductase, with product MSRTAVVAGVGPGLGASVAERFAEEGCSVALLARSEEYLTDLAARLREETPGEALAVPTDLADPMTIDHAFDRIAETFGPVDVLVNHASAASWDGLLDADPEAFRRALSVGPEAALHCSQAAVEDMVDGDGGTVIFTGATTSVRGREGAVGFSAAKFACRGMAESMARELGPEGVHVAHVVVDGMIRPPEVDPEEAGEEYLDPDAIADAYWSLVEQDRSAWTLELDLRPHVEEF from the coding sequence ATGTCACGAACCGCGGTCGTCGCCGGCGTCGGGCCGGGGCTGGGCGCGTCGGTGGCGGAGCGCTTCGCCGAGGAGGGCTGTTCGGTCGCACTGCTGGCCCGCTCGGAGGAGTACCTGACCGACCTGGCGGCGCGACTCCGCGAGGAGACACCGGGCGAGGCGCTGGCAGTGCCGACCGACCTCGCGGACCCGATGACCATCGATCACGCCTTCGACCGAATCGCCGAGACGTTCGGCCCCGTCGACGTGCTGGTCAACCACGCCAGCGCGGCGTCGTGGGACGGCCTGCTGGACGCCGACCCGGAGGCGTTCCGGCGGGCGCTGTCGGTCGGACCGGAGGCGGCGCTGCACTGCTCGCAGGCGGCCGTCGAGGACATGGTCGACGGCGACGGCGGGACCGTCATCTTCACCGGCGCGACCACATCGGTCCGGGGCCGGGAGGGCGCGGTCGGCTTCAGCGCCGCCAAGTTCGCCTGCCGCGGCATGGCCGAATCGATGGCGCGCGAACTCGGCCCCGAGGGCGTCCACGTCGCCCACGTCGTCGTCGATGGGATGATCCGGCCGCCGGAGGTCGACCCCGAGGAAGCCGGCGAGGAGTACCTCGACCCCGACGCCATCGCCGACGCCTACTGGAGCCTCGTCGAGCAGGATCGCTCGGCGTGGACGCTCGAACTGGACCTCCGGCCGCACGTCGAGGAGTTCTGA
- the yqeC gene encoding selenium cofactor biosynthesis protein YqeC has product MELADAFAAEGLLAVVGAGGKKSTLYALAADLDRAVLTATVRIPPFDGHVERLAVTGEPGGVVESNDAWPLGVVPGRDGDRDRYLGYGTATVDDLAEATDAPVLVKADGARRRWLKAPADDEPQVPAAASTVVPVASARAVGEPLDAERVHRPERIAALTGLAAGEEIRPGDVATVLTHERGGLKGVPDGAAVRPLVNMVDDADLEATAREIAAEVVAHPRVEAVVLGRMDLRKVVDVVE; this is encoded by the coding sequence ATGGAACTGGCCGACGCGTTCGCCGCCGAGGGCCTCCTCGCCGTCGTCGGCGCCGGCGGCAAGAAGTCGACGCTGTACGCGCTGGCGGCCGACCTCGACCGAGCGGTCCTGACCGCGACGGTCCGCATCCCGCCGTTCGATGGCCACGTCGAGCGACTGGCCGTCACCGGGGAGCCGGGTGGGGTCGTCGAGTCGAACGACGCCTGGCCGCTCGGCGTCGTCCCGGGGCGGGACGGCGACCGCGACCGCTATCTCGGCTACGGGACGGCGACCGTGGACGACCTGGCCGAAGCGACGGACGCCCCCGTGCTCGTGAAGGCCGACGGCGCCCGCCGCCGCTGGCTGAAGGCACCCGCCGACGACGAGCCACAGGTGCCCGCCGCCGCGAGCACCGTCGTGCCGGTTGCGAGCGCCCGGGCCGTCGGCGAACCGCTCGACGCCGAGCGGGTCCACCGGCCCGAACGCATCGCCGCTCTGACCGGCCTCGCGGCAGGTGAGGAGATACGCCCCGGCGACGTGGCGACCGTCCTGACCCACGAGCGGGGCGGCCTGAAGGGCGTCCCCGACGGTGCCGCGGTCCGCCCGCTCGTGAACATGGTCGACGACGCCGACCTGGAGGCGACGGCGCGCGAGATAGCCGCAGAGGTCGTCGCCCACCCGCGGGTCGAGGCGGTCGTCCTCGGGCGGATGGACCTCCGGAAGGTCGTCGACGTCGTCGAGTGA
- a CDS encoding transporter, with the protein MVVDTAMYTIHTAFAALWSGSVLFVVAAVLPLAMDGDISPEAFGSVVSKLQWVTRISALLMLVTGGHLAGTGYTVESLTGSSRGYLVLAMVALWLGLAATVEIGSAKARRGVDERKIREPARKARPFYLAAALLAVGLLVVAGLLGRTPAFL; encoded by the coding sequence ATGGTCGTAGACACCGCGATGTACACCATCCACACGGCCTTCGCGGCCCTGTGGAGCGGGTCGGTGCTGTTCGTCGTCGCCGCCGTGCTACCGCTGGCGATGGACGGGGACATCTCGCCGGAGGCCTTCGGCAGCGTCGTCTCGAAACTCCAGTGGGTGACCCGAATCAGCGCCCTGCTGATGCTCGTCACTGGCGGGCACCTCGCCGGTACCGGGTACACCGTCGAGTCGCTCACCGGCAGTTCTCGGGGATACCTCGTCCTCGCGATGGTGGCGCTGTGGCTGGGGCTGGCCGCGACCGTCGAAATCGGCAGCGCGAAGGCGAGACGCGGCGTCGACGAGCGGAAGATACGGGAACCGGCCCGCAAGGCGCGACCCTTCTACCTGGCGGCCGCCCTGCTCGCGGTCGGTCTGCTCGTCGTTGCCGGCCTGCTGGGGCGAACGCCGGCGTTCCTGTAG